The region ATAGTCACCAAATGAAAAATTTCCCAACATTTCGAAAAAAGTATGATGGCGGGCAGTACGACCGACGTTTTCGATATCGCCGGTGCGGACGCATTTTTGGCAGGTAGAAATTCGCGGATGAGGTGGCTTCATTTTCCCGGTGAAAAAAGGCTTAAACGGCGCCATACCAGCACCAATCAGGAGCAGGGTTGGGTCGTTTTCCGGAATAAGCGAATAACTGGACTGAATCAGATGGTCTTTACTAGCAAAAAAATCCAGAAACATTTTTCTTATTTCGTTTCCGGTCAATTGTTTCAACGTAATCAGCTCCAATATGTTAAATTTAATCCATTATTCTGGAATTATACTATAATTTAAGATTTAGTGTCAATATTTGGTGTACACATTAGGCTATAGAAGCAACTTAATACCGTGTTTTAGCAGAACCTTTCCCGCCGCTGCCACCGGTACGCCCAGCAACATGCCGGTTACACCAAACAGCTCACCACCGGCAAACAAAAAGAAAATTACTGTCAGCGGATGTAAGCCCACGTTTTCCCCTAGTATTTTAGGGCATATAATACTGCCTTCTAACTGATGAATAATTAAAAATAAAATTCCCACCTTCAAAGCCAGTAGAGGTGATTCTAACAAAGCCAGCATAACCGCCGGCGCAGCCCCAATAAATGCGCCAAAATAGGGAATAACGTCAAGTAAACCGGCGGTAATGCCAATAAGCAGGGCAAACGGTACATTAAGAAAATATAATCCGGTGCTTACCAGCACACCAACAATTATTGCTACAGTAATCTGCCCCCTGATCACACCGCTTAACACTTTATCAATGTCTTTAAGCGCCAAAATGAATTCATGCCGCCAGCGGCCGGGAATCAGAAGGATTATCTCTTCTTTAATGTTTCGCCAATCATGTAAGAGGTAAAAGGCCAGTATGGGAGTAATGGCTAACCCTATAAAATGGGTAATCAGTCCAACTAGGCCATCGGCTAAATTGCCGGCGAACGATTGTCCCTCCTGTTGCAACAACAAAAAGAAATCATCAATTGATGCCCGTATGGAATAGGGCAATACCGAGTTTTGATAGTGACTTTGAATCTGATAAAACAACTCTTCACCTTTGCCAAGTATATGTGGCAGTTCTTTCGCAAAGCTTTCCAAATCTCTCACGAAAATAGGCATCAGGCGTGCACCGCCTAAAATAATAATGCCAAATAAGATGATGTATACCAACGTGATCGCCCATCCTCTGGATAAGCCTTTGTCTTCAAGGTAACACACATAAGGATTAAGCAAATAAGCAAGTACTAGGGCGATGAAAAATGGATATAGACTATTATGCACCAGCCAAAGGAAATAAACAGTTCCCAATAAAAACAGAATAATAACAACAAGGCGAAAGTGATGTTTAGTCAGTTGCATATTCCCACCTCATCAATAAAGAAAACACGGCTTGCGCCGAGCCTTTGGCGAAAGCGGAAGCCGATGTTGCCCTTATCCTGGCAGAGAGTTATACTTTCTGTCAGGATAAAAAAAGGAGACCACACAGGCCTCCATATTACCGGACATTATTAATCCAGCTTTTTCATCAACCGCCGTCTTGCCCGGCGTGCCCCTTTCATCAGGTCACGGGTAGTATTGGTAACCGCGTCAGCACTGCGCTCCAATAATGGCTTTTTCTGCGGTTTAGCCATGGGACCTATGATGGCGCCGAGTGCTGTTCCTACAAGTCCACCCCAAACCAAGCCTTGCCAAAACTTACTGCGCATCATATCACCCCTTCTGTACCTCTAGATTAACAGTACTACCCTGCACTAAATCATTATATAGAGTTAAAGTACCATCCACCTCAACATTGAAAATTTTTATGTCTTGGTTTCGTACCGAAAACTCTATACAGCAGTCACAGCAGTAGTACTGGTCGGCACCGACTTTGCCTATTCCGCGTTGCCCGCATACAGGACAAGTTGTCATGAAACTTACACCTCACACTTGCTTAGATTCAGGTATAAGAAGATTGGTCATAGTGTCTGGAACAATTAATTTATCCTGACCAACAACTTGTGCTTGCGGTAAAGGCATAGTTTTGCGACCATAGAGCAAATCAGTGATAAGGCCGTCGGAAACTTCGTAAGCCTTTATTTCACCAGTAATACCATCATAAGCAATGTCAACCAACATACCCAGGTTTAATCCGGTATCAGTGTATATTTGCTTATCCAGCACGTCGCGCGAATAATAAATAGTTCCGGGCATCATCGCGGGAGTTAAATTCCGCAGGGCATAACTGGCTCTAACCATTACCGCATCCCGGCCCACCCGGAATAAGTCTTCAAACACAATGCCCTGGTCGTTTGTAAACCAGTTAGCGCCGGCAAGAACAATACCGCGCACAGCAGCCTGTTCCAAATCGACAATTACTTCCTGTACCTCTCCAATCTGTGCGCCGGTTCCGGTAATAAGTACCGGTAGGCCAAATAATTGACGTAGTTTTTGCATGCTAGGCCTCCACAACAGATTGTATTATTATTATGACCCAATTTGAGGCTGTTTATATCATTTAAACAGGATATTATAAATTTATCTGTTTGATGGTTACTTTACAACCTTGGCAATTATTCCGCCGCCAACAACGATATCGCCATGATAAAATACAACTGATTGGCCGGGAGTAATTGCCCGTTGCGGTGTTGTAAAGGTAACATTTACCAGTCCGTTTTCAAGGGGGATTACAGTAGCCGGGGCTGGCGGCGCACTATATCTGATTTTAGCTTCTACTGTAAGCGGCTTGTCCAAATTATCGATAGTAATAAAGTTTAGGTCACCGGCAATGAGCTCGACAGCAAAAACATCCTCGTCAGAGCCGACCACAACTTCATTACGTTCAGCGTCAAGCGCCACGACATAAAGCGGTTTGCCAACCGCCAGCCCTAATCCCTTACGTTGCCCAATGGTATAAAGCTGAACCCCTTGGTGTTTGCCGATAATATTACCGGCAGTATCTACAATATTTCCCGGTTTTAACGATTCAGGTATCCGATCTTTAAGAAAAGCTTTATAATCATCATTGGGAACAAAGCATATCTCTTGGCTGTCAGGCTTATCTGCGACCGACAGTCCCAGTTTTTTCGCCATTCTTCTTGTTTCTGTCTTGTTAAAACTGCCCAATGGCATTAAAAAATGGCGCAACGTGCGCTGATTAAGATGATAAAGCGCATAAGACTGATCTTTGGCCGGATCTACGCCTTTACGTAAAATATACCGCTGCCGCTCTTCATCATATATGATTTGGGCATAGTGGCCTGTCGCCACATACTGAGCGCCAAGCGCCAGCGCTTTATTCAGCAGTCCTTCAAATTTTACATACCGGTTACAGGCAATACACGGATTAGGTGTTCTACCGGCCGAATACTCAGCCATAAAATAATTGATTACTGTTTTCTGGAACATCTCCCGGAAGTTAAGTACATAATAAGGGATACCGAGTTTATTGGCCACCCGGCGGGCGTCATCAACAGCCGACAGCGAACAACAGCCCCGGCTGTCCGGATCATTCCCCGTCTGGTCTTTTTCCCATATCTGCATTGTTGCACCGATTACATCATAGCCTTGATGAACAAGAAGGGCGGCAGTTAAAGAACTGTCCACCCCTCCGCTCATGGCTACAACCACTCGTGGTTTGTCAGCCACTAATAATCACTTTCCTTTTTTGGCAATGTAGTCTTTAATAGCCTCATGCAGCGCGTCGGCAGCAAGGTTAGAACAGTGCATCTTGGCTGGAGGCAGCCCGCCTAACGCTTCAGCAACTGCTTGATTGGAAATTTCTAATGCCTCATCCAGTGTTTTTCCTTTAACCATTTCTGTCACCATACTGCTAGTAGCAATGGCTGCGCCACAACCAAACGTTTTAAATTTAACGTCAGTAATTATATCGTTATCGACTTGTAAATATATGCGCATAATATCACCGCATTTGGCGTTTCCCACTTCGCCAACGCCGCTGGCATTCTTTATTTCACCTACGTTACGGGGGTTGGTGAAATGGTCCATAACTTTTTCAGTATACATTATATCCTCTCCTCCCGATAATTACTGATGATGACAATGGGTACAAGGATTCGACGGCTTAAATTCAGCAGCGCTGCCGTAAAGCGGCGACATGCTGCGGAGCCGCTCTACGATTTCCGGCACTACCTCAAGAAAGTAATTAATATCTTCTTCGGTGTTGCCACGGCCAAGCGAAACCCGGAGAGATCCATGCGCCACTTCGTGAGTTAAGCCCATGGCCAGTAATACATGGGATGGATCAAGAGAACCCGAAGTACAAGCTGAACCACTGGAAGCGGCTATTCCCTTTAAGTCCAAATTAAGTAAGAGTGACTCGCCTTCAATATATAGGAAACTAAAATTGGCGTTGCCCGGCATTCTACATTCAGGATGGCCATTGAGCTTGACATGAGGAATTTTTTCCATAACGCCAGCAATCAGTTTGTCACGCAAACCTTGAATATATGTAACTTTTTTCTCCATATCCCGCTTGGCAATTTCAGCAGCCTTACCCAAACCGACAATTCCCGGTACGTTTTCTGTGCCGGCGCGCATATTGCGTTCATGCCCGCCACCATGCTGAATTTCTTCGATTTTTACGCCGCGGCGGATGTACAGGGCTCCAATCCCTTTACTGGCATAGAACTTATGGCCAGACAGAGTAAGTAAATCTATGTTTAACTCTTTAACGTCAATTGGATAGTTGCCGGCAACTTGAACGGCGTCCGTGTGAAAGTAAATTCCTTTTTCTTTAGCTAATTGCCCAATTTCTTTAATGGGCTGAATTGTTCCTACTTCGTTATTGGCAAACATGACACTGATAAGAATTGTCTTGTCAGTAATGGCGTTTTTTAGGTCTTCCATACGTACCATAGCATGTTCGTCAACCGGTAAATAGGTGACGGTAAAACCTTGCTTCTCAAGGTACTCGCATGTATGGAGAACAGCATGATGCTCGATTTGAGTAGTTATTATATGATTGCCTTTCTTGCGGTTGGCATAAGCTACACCTTTAATTGCCAGGTTGTCGCCTTCAGTACCGCCACTGGTAAAGAAGATCTCGTTAGGGCTGGCATTAATTAATGCAGCAACCTTTTCCCGTGCTTCTTCAATTGCTTTGCGCGTTTCCCGCCCAAAACTATGGACGCTGGATGGATTGCCGTATTTGTCAGTCATATATTCCAGCATCAGGTCAGCTACTTCCCTGTCAACCGGGGTAGTAGCCGAATGGTCAAAATAAATACGTTTCATGCTACTCATCTCCTTGTCCCTTGTCTTCTCTGCATAAATCAGCGAGAGAAATAGAATCTAGCACAGAAGTAATACTGTCGCGTACCTTAGCCCAAACCCCCCGGGTTACACATATATTAACCCGCTCACAGAAAGTTCTGCTCGCATCTTCGGCTAATAGGCAATCAACTGGCGCTATTGGACCTTCCATGGTTCGGATTATATCACCTACCGAAATTTGTGCCGGGTCTTTTGTTAAAGCATAGCCGCCTTGGGCGCCACGCACACTTTTAACATAACCGGCTTTCCTCAGTGTGCCCATTAACTGCTCCAGATAGTGCTCAGAAATTCCCTGGCGCTGGGCCACGCTTTTAAGTGAAATAGCGCCTTGTCCGTAATGCAGAGCCAAGTCATACATAGCCGCAACGCCATATCGTCCTTTTGTTGACAGTTTCACTGTAAACCTCTCCCGCTTCGGCTTTTCCGAGTATTATGATAGGTTTTCTTGAATTAAATATACCAAAATTACATACAAATGTCAAAGAGTTATTAGCGCTAATTTATATAGTATTTATTATATTGTCCATGCTCTAATTCAACTTATTCCAATAATAAGGCAGGTATTTATTTTAACGGACAAAACTCTGTATATCCAATTATTTTCTGGTATAATTTATGTTTAAACCTAATTGCTTTCAAACATAATAATGTACATGACAATCGCGGCAATGGAAACCAATAAAGTTTTATTTGCCATTTTGGTCTTAATTGATATCCTTTTCTTGGGTCTTGTTATGGATTCTTTCAGTATGGGGCATGGCTGGCATACTATAGCCGCATGGTCTGAACTCATTATTTCGTTGCTGGGTTTCTATGGTGCAGCGGCAATAACTCTCAACATTCATTTCGGCAAACAATTCCTGCCGACTGGTAAACCTTTTGGTATCTTTAAATAATTACTCCTCCGCAAAGTTAAGCCCCCGCGCCTGCGGGGGGTTATTTATTTTTTGTCTTTTTTTACTTTAATATACTGCAAATAGTCGGCAAATCTGACTTCAAATCCATTTCGCGTTGGCCGGTAATACGTCCTTCCAGCCAGCTTGTCAGGTAGATACTGCTGGTTAACATAGCCTTCGTCAAAATCATGGGGATATAAATATCCTTGGCCATGCCCCAACTGCTTGGCACCCCGGTAATGGGAATCCCGCAAATGAGGCGGCACTTGACCGTAATCCCGATGCCGGACATCGGCAAGGGCCTGATCGATCCCAACATACGCAGCATTACTTTTAGGAGCACAAGCCAGGTAGGTAACAGCTTGGGCCAGGGGAATCCTCCCTTCCGGCATGCCTATAAATTGGACAGCCTCAGCGGCAGCCATGGCGATCATTAAGGCCTGGGGGTCGGCATTACCAATGTCCTCAGCAGCACAAATAACGATTCGTCTGGCAATAAATTTGACATCTTCTCCGGCCTCAAGCATCCGGGCTAAATAATGCAGTGCGGCGTCAGGATCAGATCCCCGCATACTCTTGATAAAAGCCGACACAACATCATAATGATTATCGCCGCGTTTATCATAAGCATGAAGTTTTTCCCCCACTACCATTTCCACAATTTCCGGTGTCAGTTGCATTCCCAAATCATCACCAAGCATAGCAGCAGCCTGTTCAAGAATATTGAGCGCTGTTCTCGCGTCGCCGCCGGCTACAACTGCTATTTTAGTAAGTGTGTGCATGCTGTATTCGATATTTTCCTGTCCCAAGCCTCGTTCCTTATCAGTCAGCGCTTGCTCTAAAATTTGTACAAGCTCTTGCTCGTCTAGTCGCTGCAAGCGAATTACCCGCATCCGGGACAACAGTGGTGAATTTACTTCAAAATAAGGATTTTCCGTGGTAGCGCCAATTAATGTAAGCGTACCGTTTTCCACATAGGGCAAGAGAACATCCTGCTGACTTTTATTGAACCGGTGAATTTCATCCAGAAACAGGATTGTACGCTGTTGGTACAGACGCAACCGTTCTTTGGCCGCGTCAACCACCTTGCGAATGTCAGGTGTACCGGCAGCGACAGCATTAAGTTTTTCAAAGTGGCTGCCGGTAGTTTGTGCGATAATGTGTGCAAGTGTTGTTTTACCTGTACCTGGAGGGCCAAATAAAATGATGGAAGGTACATTATCGGTTTCGATCATGCGCCGCAAAAACTTGCCTCGCCCAATTATCTCCTGCTGACCAATATATTCATCCAGTGTGCGCGGGCGCATTCTTACGGCAAGCGGCCTGTGTTCTTTATCTGAATTACTAAATAAACTTTGTGAAAACAAGTCCACTCTATCACCCTTTTATTATTCGTGCCAAGGTTTCAATATAATATACATGGGCTTCAGCCTCGCAGATTATACGGTATCGCTCCGCAAATCAGCAAATCTCACAATTGTCCCTCCTTCTAAAGCTAATGGTTCTAACAAGTATTATTCTTGATAAAATGGTAAACTCCTTGAAAACTGAGCAAAACTTAGTCAAAAAAGCAAAAACACCAACATAAGTTGGTGTTTAACTGTCCCACTCAATCCCCACCATGCCGTACTGCCCGTGTTTTGAACCTGCCCTCGGCAGGTGGGTGCTCGCCTGATTACTTTGTGTGTCCCCAACACGAACAGGGCATACAGGCCATAACCAGAGACAGGCTCCCTAAGTAAAAGTGTTGGCTCAAAACATAGGCATTACACGCACACAGCAGGGTATTGAGCGTGGTGTTTCAGTTCGACTTAATATTATCAAATAAATCACGCAATTGCAAGAGCTTATATAGCGGAATATTCTTCCATTCTATTCATTACTTCTTGGGGGTAACAACCTCAGATTTGATAAACAGTTCTTTAAGCTGCCGCGGCGCAACCTCAGACGGTGCCTGCATCATCAGCTCGGAAGCGCTCTGGGTCTTCGGGAAGGCAATTACGTCACGAATGGAAGCTCTTTTAGCCATAAGCATGACCAAGCGATCAAGACCGAAGGCAATGCCACCATGCGGCGGAGTACCATATTCAAAGGCCTCCAACAAGAAGCCGAATTTTTCCAAGGCTTCTTCCGGGGTGAGGCCGATAGCTGTAAATACCTTTTCCTGGAGGTCACGGTTGTAAATCCGGATGCTGCCACCGCCTAGCTCAATACCGTTAAGCACCATATCATACGCTTTAGCTTTAATCTGACCAGGGTCGTTGTCTAAATAGGCCACATCTTCATCCCGTGGTGAAGTAAACGGATGGTGCATTGCCACCCAGCGTTTGTCTTCTTCGTCATATTCAAACATGGGAAAATCAATGACCCATAAGAAGGATAATTTGTCAGGGTCAATCAAGTTCAAACGGCGGGCCATTTCAAGCCTGAGCTGGCCCAGCGCAGCGGCGACAACTTTTGGTTTATCGGCGACAAGCAACAGGAGGTCGCCGGTTTCAGCCGCAGCTGTGGCAGTAATATTGTTAATGGTATCTTCGCTAAAGAACTTGGTAATCGGCGATTTGATGCCTTCCTCAGTATAACATATCCAGGCCAGACCTTTGGCGCCATAGTTGGCAACATATTCTACCAAGCCATCAAGTTCGCGGCGGGGAACATGGGCGTAACCTTTGACATTAATTGCCTTTACTTGTCCGCCACTTGCCAGTACGGTGTCAAATACTTTAAATCCTGATTCCGTAACCGCAGCGGACAGATCGATGATTTCCATACCGAAGCGGAGATCAGGCTTGTCCGAGCCGTAACGGGCCATAGCTTCTTCATAGCTCAGCCGGATAAACGGCGTAGGGACCTCAGCACCGATACTTTCTCTAAATATGTAGGCAATCATTTGCTCCATGAGCGATAAGATATCTTCCCGGTCAATAAATGACATTTCAAGGTCAAGCTGGGTAAATTCCGGCTGACGGTCGGCCCTAAGGTCTTCGTCCCGGAAGCATCGCGCAATCTGAAAGTAGCGTTCCATGCCTGCCACCATTAACAATTGTTTATATATTTGCGGTGATTGCGGCAGAGCATAAAATTTACCCGGATTTACCCGGCTGGGTACCAGGTAGTCTCTGGCACCTTCCGGGGTGCTTTTGGTAAGGATAGGCGTCTCAACTTCCAAGAAACGGTGCTTATCCAAAAAGTCCCGAATTGACTTGGTAACCCGGTGGCGGAGCATAAGGTCTTTTTGCATCTCAGGACGTCGTAAATCAAGATATCGGTATTTTAACCGCAGAATTTCATCAACATCAATATTGTCTTGAATATAAAACGGCGGTGTTTTAGCTGTATTTAAGATTCTCAATTCATTGCCGTAAACCTCGATAGTACCGGTATCCATGTTAGGATTAACAGTGCTTTCAGAACGTAATTTAACAACACCCTGAACTGCCAATACATACTCATTACGCACCATCTCGGCTTTGGTGAAAGCAGTTTGGTTGACATCAGGCGAAAACACTACTTGCACAATCCCCGAACGGTCACGCAAATCAATGAAGATAAGTCCACCGTGGTCACGACGTCTTGATACCCACCCGCACAAGGTGACTTCCTGTTCTGCATGGTTTTGATTAAGATCATTGCAAGCATTAGTACGTTTTAATCCCTGCATAGTATCAATTTGGCTAATTATTTTGTAACCGGCGGTCTCCATTTGTGCCATTATTTCTCCATCCCCTCTGTAATCATGTGTACCAGTTCAGCTCTATTGATTAACTCTTGACTGCCTGTTTCCATGTTTTTTAACATCACTTTATCCTGTTCCAGTTCATCTTCGCCGATTAGCGCCACAAACTTGGCCGGATATTTATTGGCATACTTCATTTGAGCCTTCAGGCTGCGGTCCATAAAATCCATGTCAGCAGTAATGCCTGCCTGGCGAAGCTCGGTTAAGAGCTTAAAAGCAGCAGCCTGGGTTTTTATCCCTAGCGGAGCGACAAACACATCAACAGCGCTTGTAATAACCGGTAGTAATGCTTGTTTCTCTAAAGCCAGCAATACTCGCTCAATACCAATTGCAAAGCCAATACCAGGAGTAGGCTGACCACCACATTCAGCCACCAGGCCATCGTAACGGCCACCGCCGCAAACCGCGCTTTGGGCGCCTAACGGCGCATACTGAATTTCAAAAGCCGTCTTGGTATAATAATCCAGTCCACGCACCAGGCGGGGATTGGTGACAAAGTTGATGCCAGCCGCTGTTAACAGTTCTTTTAAACCGTTAAAATGACTGGTACACTCCTCACATAGGCAATCCACCATGTGTGGTGCCCCTTGGGAATGCGTAGTACAGGTTTCATTTTTGCAGTCTAGAATACGCATAGGATTGCGGTCAAACCGGGACTGGCAATCTGCGCATAAATTAGGCACCTTATCGCGGAAAAACTCCTGCAGTTTAGCGCGATAAACCGGGCGACACTCAGGACAGCCGACCGAGTTGATAAACAGTTTAAGGTCGTTCAATCCTAGTTTATTAAAAAATCTCACAGCCAAACTGATAATTTCGGCGTCAACAGCCGGCCCTTTGGCGCCAAGCACTTCAATACCAAACTGATGAAATTGCCGGTAACGACCGGCCTGGGGACGATCATAGCGGAACATTGGACCAATATAAAACAGTTTGGTGGGCTGAGGTCCGGCATAGAGCTTATGTTCCAGGTAAGCCCTGACTACCGCCGCCGTATTTTCCGGCCTTAAGGTAATACTGCGCTTGCCACGGTCAGCAAATGTATACATTTCTTTTTCTACAATATCAGTAGTTTCACCAATACCGCGCAAAAAGAGCTCGGTGTGTTCAAAAACCGGGGTACGAATTTCTTGGTAGGCAAAACTACGGCATACTTCCCGTATGGTTTGTTCCACATACTGCCAGTATCCACAACTGTCAGGCAATATATCTTTGGTTCCCCGCGGTCCGGTTGTAAGCATTCGTTAATCCTCCTCATGGTCGCCATACAATCGTGAAAGCAACGCATTTCGCTCATTAAGATAAATATCTAAATTTTTTATATATGAGACAACATCTTTGGCATTATAGCAGCTCTGCAGTCGCCAATTAGACTGGTTTACCGCCTTGGTGCCGGCGGCAGGCCCAATGCCGATAATAGTCTGCCTTTCTTCCATAATCTGAATATTATAAAGGCAATCGGTGTCCGGTCTGGCATATCCAATATTTTCAAGGTTACCAGTCATATACTTTTGCCGGTATAAATAATAAGGGTGCATATCCATCTTAGAAACCCAAGCAGCAGCAATACGCAACATAGCTTGTGTCGTTTGCTCGTCAGGCAACACTTGCCCGGCAATCGTGCCTGATAGTAATGACGCTTTCAATAGGGAGCCGCGTTTTAACGCTAATGTATGTACAGTAATATTTTCAGGATTCATGGCAGCAATTTGCCGCATGGTATCTTCCATATCGGCCTGAGTCTCGCCTGGCAGGCCGGCGATGACATCCATATTAATTATCGGTATCCCTGAATGGCGGATTTTTCCGAATACGTCTATTATATCCTGAACAGTATGCCGGCGTCCAATCTGTTTTAAAGTTTTATCTTGCATTGTCTGTGGATTTATACTTACCCGGTTTACTCCATATCGTCGCAAAACGTCAATTTTTTCATCATTTATGCTGTCCGGACGACCGGCTTCAACGGTAAATTCTTTAGTTGAAGAACGGAAAAAGCCCTTCCTGATTAAGTCAAGTAAAGTGGCCAAATCGGCTGCTGCCAAACTTGTCGGTGTCCCGCCGCCAACGTAGATACTTTCTACCAATAAATTATGTTTTGCTATTAATTGGGTCGCGCTTTCAATGTCTCTCTTAATTGCCCGTAAAAAAGCATCAAGCTGTTCTCGCCGCTCAGGCAGCACATAAGCCGGAAATGAGCAGTACAAACATCTCGATGGACAGTAAGGTACTCCTACATATATACTTATCTTTCCGGGAACGGCAGGATTGTCTGGATTGGCAATTATGGAACGCTGATGAATTGCTATGTCGGTAACAAGCTGAGCTTTGTCTGTCTCTAACGCATAATCTTCCAAAAGCTTTTTGATAATTTCGGGACGGGTTAAACCTTGATCCAGTAAGCGGTGAATAATTTTGGTAGGCCGCACACCGCGTAATATTCCCCAGGGCCCTGGATTAATTCCCGTTATTTTATGCATTAATTTAAAAATATTAAGCTGTACCAAACGCCGGATAAG is a window of Sporomusaceae bacterium ACPt DNA encoding:
- the miaB_2 gene encoding tRNA-2-methylthio-N(6)-dimethylallyladenosine synthase is translated as MATVRSAGINVRIEKFFFTVAAGPDVSTAVRDTMALFNVEDAGIWPDGAGVAELSIGSLLVASSVSFENSTVRVKVTISFWRQELIPEVFFEDACRPLPPNAGKSGTEDAVGLIRRLVQLNIFKLMHKITGINPGPWGILRGVRPTKIIHRLLDQGLTRPEIIKKLLEDYALETDKAQLVTDIAIHQRSIIANPDNPAVPGKISIYVGVPYCPSRCLYCSFPAYVLPERREQLDAFLRAIKRDIESATQLIAKHNLLVESIYVGGGTPTSLAAADLATLLDLIRKGFFRSSTKEFTVEAGRPDSINDEKIDVLRRYGVNRVSINPQTMQDKTLKQIGRRHTVQDIIDVFGKIRHSGIPIINMDVIAGLPGETQADMEDTMRQIAAMNPENITVHTLALKRGSLLKASLLSGTIAGQVLPDEQTTQAMLRIAAAWVSKMDMHPYYLYRQKYMTGNLENIGYARPDTDCLYNIQIMEERQTIIGIGPAAGTKAVNQSNWRLQSCYNAKDVVSYIKNLDIYLNERNALLSRLYGDHEED